The genome window GATGCAGCTCGAGTTGCTCGCGCAGCTCGCGATGACGCCGGAGGTGTCGTCGCCAGCGCCCGTGCCACCGGCGCCCGCGGAGCGTCGGGAGCGGCGGACGTGGCTCCGGGGACTGCGCGGGCTCGAGGTGCTGGTGGCGGGCGTCGCGGTGTGGATGCTCCTGCCCTTCTCCTTCCCGTGGGGAGGGGAAGAGAGCGCCTGGCTGTCCGCGGAGGGCCCGCGCGTGCTGGAGGGCCGGGTGACCTATCGGGCGGTGGATGCCCACCATCGACCGTTCGTCCCGGACCGGGGCGAGGACGCGGCGCCACCGCCGGTGCCCTCATTGCCGCTGCAGGACCTGTGGCGGATGGAGACGCGCGGAGACCTCCACGGGGTCGCCACGGCCTATCTGCTCCATGGCGCGCCCCGACAGGCGCAGGCCTTCTTGAAGCGCATGCCCGCCTCGGCGGACCGGGATTCCGACCTCGCGCTGCTGGCGCTGGAGCAGGCGCGACAGGAGGGCTCGCTCGACACGCGCCCGGCGCGGCTGGAGGAGGCCCTGGAGCTGCTCGAGGGCGTCCTGCGCGAGTGGCCGCGCCATCCCCAGGCCCTGTGGAATCGGGCCCTGGCGTTGAGCGAGCTGGGGCTGCTGCTCCAGGCGGCCGACGCGTTCGGAGAGGTCGCCAGGTTGGGAGAGCCTGGATGGAGCGAGGAGGCGGCGCATCGGGAGCGCGTGCTTCGCGAGTCCACGTCGACGCGCGCCCGGGCCTGGAAGGACGCCTACGCGGCGGTGCGGGAGCTGGTGACGGATTCGTCCGCGCCCCTGCCGCTGGCCGCGGCGCGTGAGCATCCCGGCATCGTCCGGCTCGGCTTCTACGACGCGGTCAGGGCCGCGCCCTCGCGTGAGGAGGTGCTGCGCCTGGAGCCGCTGGCGCGCGTGCTCGACGAGCGCTACGGCGGAAGCGTCCTGCGCACGTGGCTGACGCGGGTGGCGGAGCGGGACTTCGCGCACCGGGGGCCGCTCTCGCGGCTGTACGGGCGGCTGCTGCTGGGCTCGCTCGCGCCGGTGGGAGAGGTGATGGAGACACTCCGGCGCTCGGGCGAGGAGGACTTGTACCTGGGCGCGCTGGTCCTCGCGGACGCCTACCGGGAGCCCGTCGATTCGCAGGCGGTGATTCGCCTGGCGCGCGCCTCCGGGGACCCCTGGATGCGCGTCCTCGCGGACCAGGAGCAGGCGAAGCTCTGGGAGCGTGAGGGCCAGTGGTGGAGGGCCGAGCAGCGCTTGTTGGAGGCGCTGGACACCTGTCAGAAACAGGGCCTGGTGTACCGCTGCCTGGGCCTGCAGCGGAGGCTCGCCGACCTCTATCTGGCCCAGCACCGTCCCGCGGAGGCCTTCCAGCACGCGTGGAAGGGATGGTCGCGCGCGCTGGAGGCCCGGGAGTGGCACTTCGAGCAGGACTTCCTCCAGGAGCTGGCGGACGTGGCGCGCTACCAGCACGCGTTCACCACCGCGCGCGCGTATCTGGAGGAGTCTTTGGGGCGCATGCCGGAGGACTGCGCCCAGCGCACGCACGTGCACCGGAACGTGGCGTTGCTGGAGTGGCAGCGCTTCCGACCGGAGGCCGCGCGCGCGGCGCTGGAGCGCGCGATGGAGTGTGAGCGGCCGCTGGGGCTGACGGGCGCCTGGGTCTTGTCGGAGATGGCGCGCGCGGTGCCCGGGCCCCATGACGGCGCGCTGCTGCGTCGGACCCTGGCCGACCTGCGACGGGGACCTGTCTCTCCAGGGCTGGAGGCGCTGCTGCTCGTCATCGAGGGGCAGTTCCTGCTCGAGCAGCCGGGGACCTCTGGCCGTGAGCTGGTGCATCGGGGCCTGGAGATGGCGGACCTGGAGCCGGACAGCGTCGACGCGCGCAAGGCCCGCGCCTTCGGCTACTCCGCGCTGCTCTCCCAGGCGGGACGCGCTGGCGCGTGGGAGGAGGCCCTGGCGCTGATGGGCCACGAGCTGCGCGTGGAGCCCGTGGCGCCGAGCTGTCTGCTCGCGGTGTCCGTGCAACACGAGCGGACCCTGGTCCTCGTGCGCGGTCTTCAAGGGGAGCTGAAGGGGGTGTACTCCACCGGGCGCCAGGTGCCGCTGCGAGACGAGGCCACGGGGCTGGTGCCCGCCGAGCTCGTGAAGGAGCTGGCGGGCTGCGAGCACGTCGACGTGCTCACCCGTCCGCCGGTCCATGGGCTCGCGGGGCTGTTGCCGGACTCGCTCGCGTGGAGCTACCGCGTCGGGCGGGGCGCGAGGGGTGTGCCCGCTCGCACCGGGCCCTCGATGCATCTGGTGGTCACCGAGGTGGCGAGCCCGCCGTCCCTGCGGCTGCCGAGACTGGCCCCGCTGACGCCACCTCGCGTTCCGGACCCGTGGCGCGTGGAGCTGCGCGGCGCGGAGGCGACACCCACGCGCGTGCTGGCGGAGATGGCCCAGGCGTCCGAGGTGGAGCTCCACACGCATGGGCTGTTCAGCGCGTCCCAGTCGGATGCGTCGATGGTGGTGCTCGCGCCGGAGGCGGACGGCGGCTACGTGCTGACGGCGGACAAGGTCCGTCAGGCGCGGCTGAGTCATGCGCCGCTGGTGTTGCTCGCCACCTGTGGGGCCGCGAGGACGGCGCCCTTTCCCCACGAATCCTTCAGCCTGCCCATGGCCTTCATCGAGGCGGGCGCGAGCGCGGTGTTGGCGGCGTCCGTGGAGATTCCCGACTCCGCGGGCGCCTTCTTCGAGCGGGTGCGAGAGCGCATCCGCGCGGGCGAGCGGCCCTCGGTGGCGTTGAGGGACTTGCGCGCCTCGTGGTTGCTCGAGCGCCCCGACGACGCCCGCTGGCTGTCGCGCGTGCTGCTGTTCGAGTGAGCCTTCCTCGCGGCACGCGTGCTCCCCGCCCGATGGGACGTGAGAGGTTCAACGCAACAAGAAAGACCTGGGGCGTTTTGTTCCATGAGGACTGCGCGCTCCCGCATCCGGCGGGAGAGGGGCGGGGTCCCAGGAGCAGCGTGCCATGATGGGCAGGATGAACGAGGCGAAGTCTTCGGAGCAGATCACCCCGATGGCGATGCTCCCGGAGGTCCACCACCCCACTCCGGGACCGTCTTCTGACGTGGGGCTGGATGGCGACGGGGAGGTGCCGGTGCCGCCGCCTCCGTCCAAGCCCGATGTGAGGGACCCGCCTCCGGACGGGCCGCGGGGCTGAGCGCTCATCCTGGCGCGTCCGGTGAGGGCGCGTCGGTCGCAGGGCATCCGAGCGGGCGTCCAAGGCGCTCGGTGTCTGTCTCACCATGCCCCGGGGCCACCCGGCCCCAGGGCGTGGAGCGATGTCCTGGAGCCACCGGAACCCTGCGTGACTGCGTCGGTTTCCAGACGACGACCCAAGGATTCGGGGTGGCTGCGTTTCGAGTGGGCGTGGAAGGAGGGCGAGGGGTCGATGAGGGACCATCGCATTGCCTCGGTGAAGCGATTCGCCGTGGCCTACAGTGCCCGCGTGGCACACGAAGGCTTCGAGGAGTTTGCTCAGCGCGTCAGGCCCATGCTCGTGGCCCTGGCGAAGCGTCTGTGCGGTCAGGGGGGCATCGACCCGGAGGACCTGGCGCAGGAGGCGCTGGTGCGCGCGCTCGTGCACCACGCGGCGTTGTCCGCGCAGCCGGAGCCCGTGTATCGCGCGTGGCTGTGCCGGGCGTTGACCAATCATTTCCTGGACCAGTGCCGCAAGCGCCGCACGGAGCTGCTGGAGCAGGAGCGCCGGGACATCCGGCTGGTGCGCGAGGACGTGGGCTCGCCCGACGCGGTGACGGGGGAGATGTGGGAGCGCATCTCCGACGCGGACCTGCTCAAGGCCATCGCCCGGCTGCCCAACGCCCGCGTGCGTGAGGCCTTCGAGCTGCACGCCAAGGGGCTGCGCTACCGCGCCATCGCCCAGCGCATGGGCGTGCCCGAGGGCACCGTGGGCAGCTGGCTGTTCCAGGCGCGCAAGGAGCTGCGCGAGCTGCTGATGCCGCTGACGGATGGCGGAGGGGACGCATGAGCCCCCCGTGTCACAAGCTGTACCTGTTCCTGGATGGTGAGCTGCCCCCGGTCGACGAAGAGAACTTCCGCCACCACCTGGCGCGCTGTCCCATGTGCGCCACGGGCCTGCACGAGGCGATGCAGCTCGAGCTGCTCGGCTTCCAGGCGCTCCACGAGGAGGGGCTCCCGTCCGATGACGAGCTGATTGCCGCGCCCGAGGCGGTGTTGCCCGCGTGGCCGACGCCGCCCTGGCCCCGGCCGTCGTGGCGACAGCGGCTGCGCTCGCTCGCGCCCGCGTGGCCGCGCGCCGTGAAGGTCTGGGCCGTGGGGGGCGTGGCGCTGGCCGCGGTGCTGCTGGCGCTGGTGCTGGCCGTGCCGATGTCTCGCCAGACGCCGCCCGAGGTATGGGGCGCTCATGTCTCACAGCGAGGGCTGGAGGGGCGCGTGGCATACGCGCGGGCGGATGGGTATCGGCGCTACGTGCCGATGCGCGCCGGGCCCGAGGCGCCGGAGTCGACGACGCCCTTGCCGCTGAGCGAGCTGGCCGAGCTGGAGGAGCGGGGAGACCTGCACGGCATCGCGGCCGCGTACCTGGTGCGTCAGGACTGGCGTCAGGCGTCGGACTTCCTGCGACGCACGCGGCCTTCCGTCGACCGCGACAGCGACCTGGCCCTCATCGCGCTGGAGCAGGGGCGGCGCGAGGAGGCGCTGGAGCTGCTGGAGGCCGTGCTGCGCGCGGCGCCGAACCATCCCCAGGCGCTGTGGAACCGGGCGCTGGTGCTGCGCGAGCTGGGGCTGTCGCTCCAGGCGGCCGAGGCCTTCGACGCGGTGGTGAGGCTGGGGGAGCCGGGCTGGAGCGAGGAGGCGCGTCTTCGCGCCACGGCGCTGCGCAGCGAGACGAACCTGCGCTCGCGCGACTTCCATGACGCCCGCGCGGCGGCGCAGAACCTCGCCTCGCTGGAGGGCTCGCGGCTCCCGCTCGAGGAGGCCCGCCGCTTCCCGGGCGTGGTGCGCCTGGTCTTCTATGACGCGGTGAGGGCCGCGCCCACGCGCGAGGCGGTGCTGCGCCTCTTGCCGCTCGCGCGGGTGCTGGACGAGGTGCAGGGGGGCTCCACGCTGGCCGACACGGTGAACCGCGTCTCGCTCGCGGACTTCCAGCGCCGAGGGCCCCTGGCGCGCGACTACGCCCGGCTGCTTCGCCAGGAGCACCCCACGCCGGACGCGTTCCTGGAGACGCTGCGGCGCTCCGGGGAGGAGGACCTGTACCTGGGCGCGCTCGTCACGCTGGACGCGGTGGAGGGGCACCTGGACGACTTCGAGCGCATCGCGCGGGCCAGCCAGGACCCGTGGCTGGTGCTCTTGGCCGAGCGCGAGCTGTCCGTGCGCGAGGAGCGCGAGGGGCAGTGGTGGAAGGCGGAGCAGCGGCTGCGCGCGGCCCTGGCCTCCTGCACGGGGCGGGGGCTGGCATACCGGTGCGCGACGCTGCGGCGCAGGCTCGTGGACCTCTTCGTGCGCCTGCATCGCCCGGCCGACGCGCTGGAGGATGCCCGCGAGGGTCTTCGCCTGACGCGCGAGCTGGGCGAGTGGAACCTGGAGCAGCAGTTCCTCCAGGAGATGGCGCAGATTGCCCGCTACCGTCACAGCGCGGCCAGCGCGCGCGCGTTCCTGCGCGAGTCGCTGTCGCGCATCCCCGACGACTGCGAGCAGCGCACGTACGTGCACCGCAACCTGGCCACCGTGGCGTGGGCGGACTTCCGTCCGGACGAGGCGCGCGACGAGCTGGAGCAGGCCACGCGCTGCGGACGTCCCCTGGGCATGCCCGGCGCCTGGGTGTTGTCCTATCTGGCCCGCCATGGCGCGCAGGTGCGCGACGAGGACCTGCTGCGGCGCACGCTGGGGGAGCTGCGACGCGGCTCGCGCACGCCCGGTGAGCTGGCGCTGCTGTCCTTCCTGGAGGGCCAGTTCATGCTGGAGCGCGAGCGCGCGTCCGGGCGGGAGCTGCTGCTCGGCGCCATCGACGCGGCCCAGGCGCTCCCGCTCGACGTGGACGCGCGCAAGGCCCGCACCTTCGCCTATGGCGTGCTGGTGAGCGACGCGGGCCGCGCGGGCGCGCAGGAGCAGGTGCTGGAGCTGATGGGCCAGGCCCTGCGCGTGCCCGTGCCGGAGCGCTGCGTGCTCGCCGTGGCGGTCGACCACGAGCGCACGGTGGCCGCCGTGAGGGACTCGCAGGGGGCGCTGGTGGGCACGTACGACGACCACCGCACCGCGCCCCTGCATGCCTCCGCCGACGGGCTCGTCCCGGCGAGGCTGGTGGCGGCCCTGCGCGGCTGCGCGCACGTGGATGTGCTGGCGCTGCCTCCCGTGCACGGCCTGCCGGGCCTGCTGCCGGCGGACCTGGCGTGGAGCTACCGCGTGGGCCGCTCGGGCGTCGCCCCGGAGGCGCGCGGACAGGCGGGCCATCACCTGGTGGTGACGGGCGTGGAGGCGCCCCGCTCGCTGGCGCTCGAGAAGCTCCTGCCCCTGGAGGCGCCGCGCGTCCCGGACCCGCTGCGCGTGGAGCTGCGAGGCGCGGCGGCCACGCCCTCGCGCGTGCTGCGCGAGATGGCCCAGGCGCGGGAGATAGAGCTCCACACGCACGGCCTCTTCAGCCCGGAGCTGTCGGATGCCTCGCTGCTGATACTGGCGCCCGAGGAGGACGGCCGCTACGCGCTCGCGGCGACGCAGGTGCGCGAGCAGCCGCTGCACGGCGCGCCCCTGGTGCTGCTCGCCGCGTGTGGCGCCGCCCGCGCCGCGCCCTTCCTCCACGAGTCGGTGAGCCTGCCGGTGGCCTTCATCGAGGCGGGCGCGCGCACCGTGCTCGCCTCCACCGGTGACATCCCCGACACCGCGGGGCGCTTCTTCGAGTCCGTGCGCGAGCGCATCCGCGCCGGAGCCCCGGCCTCCCAGGCCCTGCGCGACGAGCGCCTGGCGTGGCTGTCCCGCGAGCCGTCCGCGACCTGGCCCGCCCTCGTCCTGCTGTTCGAGTGAAGTGTCCGCTCCTCAAGGATTCCGACCCGCCACGTTCTGGTGTTGACGCTTCGCCACAGGTGGCGGCGCGTCGACCTTGAACCGTCGAACCCAGGGGGAGCCTCACATGAGGAATTCGAACTCGAGGATGCCGGGCCTCATCGCCCACGAGATTCCAGATCCACCGCCGGAGCGGGACCGGGGCCTGCGCGCCCCCACGGAGGAGGCCCCCGACGCCCTCTCCGCCAAGCCGCCCGTCCCGCCGCCCCCCGCCAGGCCCGCTGTCAATCCGGAGCGGTGAAACACGTCTCAGTGGTGACATGACTCTCCCGAATTTCCGGTGAGTTGCATGTTTTGCGGGCGTTTCTCGTGAGGAGGAACGCCCGTTTTATTTCACCGCGAAACACTCAAGAAAAAGGGCTCGCCGCGTATTTCAGATGGAAGACGGCGGCGACGGGGGAGTGGAGCTGCATCGACTGCATCGCGACGAGGGGGGAGTGATGTTCCGATGTGACGCGAGGGGCCAAGGGGAGTCTCACGGGATGTGGGCGCCGGAGGAGCGGGGCGCGGGCGGGGGGAGCTGGGGGGCGTTGGCGGAGGGCGGCGGACGGGAGCTGGGCGGGGGGCGGTGCCGGGGGGGCGCTTCTGAAGAGGAGGAGGAGCAGCAGGAGGCGCGTGACGCGGAGCTCCTCCTGGACGACGACCTGGATTTCCAGATCGCCAGTTACTGAGGTTTTGGCGCGAGGGTTTGGGAGCGCTTCAAACGGGCAGGCGGCGTCGGGGGACGACCGTCGCCTCTGACGGATGGCGTCGTGAAGGTGGG of Myxococcus fulvus contains these proteins:
- a CDS encoding CHAT domain-containing protein, whose protein sequence is MSPPCHKLYLFLDGELPPVDEENFRHHLARCPMCATGLHEAMQLELLGFQALHEEGLPSDDELIAAPEAVLPAWPTPPWPRPSWRQRLRSLAPAWPRAVKVWAVGGVALAAVLLALVLAVPMSRQTPPEVWGAHVSQRGLEGRVAYARADGYRRYVPMRAGPEAPESTTPLPLSELAELEERGDLHGIAAAYLVRQDWRQASDFLRRTRPSVDRDSDLALIALEQGRREEALELLEAVLRAAPNHPQALWNRALVLRELGLSLQAAEAFDAVVRLGEPGWSEEARLRATALRSETNLRSRDFHDARAAAQNLASLEGSRLPLEEARRFPGVVRLVFYDAVRAAPTREAVLRLLPLARVLDEVQGGSTLADTVNRVSLADFQRRGPLARDYARLLRQEHPTPDAFLETLRRSGEEDLYLGALVTLDAVEGHLDDFERIARASQDPWLVLLAERELSVREEREGQWWKAEQRLRAALASCTGRGLAYRCATLRRRLVDLFVRLHRPADALEDAREGLRLTRELGEWNLEQQFLQEMAQIARYRHSAASARAFLRESLSRIPDDCEQRTYVHRNLATVAWADFRPDEARDELEQATRCGRPLGMPGAWVLSYLARHGAQVRDEDLLRRTLGELRRGSRTPGELALLSFLEGQFMLERERASGRELLLGAIDAAQALPLDVDARKARTFAYGVLVSDAGRAGAQEQVLELMGQALRVPVPERCVLAVAVDHERTVAAVRDSQGALVGTYDDHRTAPLHASADGLVPARLVAALRGCAHVDVLALPPVHGLPGLLPADLAWSYRVGRSGVAPEARGQAGHHLVVTGVEAPRSLALEKLLPLEAPRVPDPLRVELRGAAATPSRVLREMAQAREIELHTHGLFSPELSDASLLILAPEEDGRYALAATQVREQPLHGAPLVLLAACGAARAAPFLHESVSLPVAFIEAGARTVLASTGDIPDTAGRFFESVRERIRAGAPASQALRDERLAWLSREPSATWPALVLLFE
- a CDS encoding RNA polymerase sigma factor, which translates into the protein MRDHRIASVKRFAVAYSARVAHEGFEEFAQRVRPMLVALAKRLCGQGGIDPEDLAQEALVRALVHHAALSAQPEPVYRAWLCRALTNHFLDQCRKRRTELLEQERRDIRLVREDVGSPDAVTGEMWERISDADLLKAIARLPNARVREAFELHAKGLRYRAIAQRMGVPEGTVGSWLFQARKELRELLMPLTDGGGDA
- a CDS encoding CHAT domain-containing protein encodes the protein MTVDCKDLQRFLDGQMQAREQGRFRQHLGGCGACEARFRESMQLELLAQLAMTPEVSSPAPVPPAPAERRERRTWLRGLRGLEVLVAGVAVWMLLPFSFPWGGEESAWLSAEGPRVLEGRVTYRAVDAHHRPFVPDRGEDAAPPPVPSLPLQDLWRMETRGDLHGVATAYLLHGAPRQAQAFLKRMPASADRDSDLALLALEQARQEGSLDTRPARLEEALELLEGVLREWPRHPQALWNRALALSELGLLLQAADAFGEVARLGEPGWSEEAAHRERVLRESTSTRARAWKDAYAAVRELVTDSSAPLPLAAAREHPGIVRLGFYDAVRAAPSREEVLRLEPLARVLDERYGGSVLRTWLTRVAERDFAHRGPLSRLYGRLLLGSLAPVGEVMETLRRSGEEDLYLGALVLADAYREPVDSQAVIRLARASGDPWMRVLADQEQAKLWEREGQWWRAEQRLLEALDTCQKQGLVYRCLGLQRRLADLYLAQHRPAEAFQHAWKGWSRALEAREWHFEQDFLQELADVARYQHAFTTARAYLEESLGRMPEDCAQRTHVHRNVALLEWQRFRPEAARAALERAMECERPLGLTGAWVLSEMARAVPGPHDGALLRRTLADLRRGPVSPGLEALLLVIEGQFLLEQPGTSGRELVHRGLEMADLEPDSVDARKARAFGYSALLSQAGRAGAWEEALALMGHELRVEPVAPSCLLAVSVQHERTLVLVRGLQGELKGVYSTGRQVPLRDEATGLVPAELVKELAGCEHVDVLTRPPVHGLAGLLPDSLAWSYRVGRGARGVPARTGPSMHLVVTEVASPPSLRLPRLAPLTPPRVPDPWRVELRGAEATPTRVLAEMAQASEVELHTHGLFSASQSDASMVVLAPEADGGYVLTADKVRQARLSHAPLVLLATCGAARTAPFPHESFSLPMAFIEAGASAVLAASVEIPDSAGAFFERVRERIRAGERPSVALRDLRASWLLERPDDARWLSRVLLFE